A part of Geothrix oryzae genomic DNA contains:
- a CDS encoding DndE family protein: protein MNPPIQTIRLSKKEVDLLNVIKRRTKINQWNILCRMAFCLSCQDPSEPSVSVLGTMESGVELDWLTFSGSSSEIYSAISLHHQNQTKSQLSPSEYFKKLLSRGIIKLKEVC, encoded by the coding sequence ATGAACCCGCCCATCCAAACCATTCGTTTGAGCAAGAAGGAGGTTGATCTCCTGAATGTCATCAAGCGTCGGACGAAAATCAACCAGTGGAATATCCTATGCAGAATGGCCTTTTGTCTTTCATGCCAGGATCCATCAGAACCCTCTGTTTCCGTATTGGGCACCATGGAATCAGGTGTGGAGCTTGATTGGCTAACGTTTAGTGGTTCAAGTTCTGAAATTTATTCAGCAATATCTCTACATCACCAGAATCAAACCAAGTCGCAACTTTCCCCTTCGGAATATTTTAAGAAATTGTTATCGAGAGGAATAATCAAACTAAAAGAAGTATGCTAG
- the dndD gene encoding DNA sulfur modification protein DndD yields MIIDSVDFYNVGTFRGSQSVQLTPSSPGHIPVVLIGGQNGRGKTTLLDSIHYALYGRNARLAKRGDLSWEEFLKGLIHRHSPKDEGAAITLQLRFHAEGTERHLKIQREWKANSGKVKETLTVWMDGSLAPEVAEEWTEFVENLIPSRIAHLFLFDGEQIAALADPDKSREILRTGIYGLLGADLLDRLDKDLLALGRRYRMDAAPQETAKEVERLQGDCLEAKQAVSDLAAAIKSLQEEVARLHEQREGIQSEIQSQGGHLLERRNGLEQEERHLQTQITEMEDEIRRLQSGILPLVGVRGLLEEIGQQAAKEQILRGGQEWLERLTDRDKNLLKDMEKARVSTVILKRLESWLEKDREILASDLRGTEVEYDFSPEGYAQLQHLLHGGIQETSIQFEVVQVRLSAHRGALEKVQRSLARIPDPEAVRHLLEARAQIEQKIGALAFEIQSKEKGRAEAEGRLTQLERRLAKEHTDLELSRIESALQRRNIEHLERAKDTVRAFRDALVARDIHRIEKEILRSAQTLYSKKKLISRVSIDPGTFQITIFDSTGEAFSVHQLSAGERQILAISILWGLCAASGKSLPVIIDTPLGRLDHNHRENLVVSYFHKASHQVVLLSTEEEITPAFYQRLSPWVGRVCSLIYNEETQSSHFEAGRFFGDFQHLPIHPLVEEVLP; encoded by the coding sequence GTGATCATAGATTCAGTAGATTTCTATAATGTAGGAACGTTCCGTGGCAGTCAGTCGGTGCAGCTCACACCGTCTTCCCCCGGCCACATTCCGGTCGTTCTGATCGGGGGACAAAATGGTCGCGGAAAAACCACACTTCTCGATTCGATCCACTACGCCCTATATGGACGGAATGCGCGCCTTGCTAAGCGAGGTGATCTGTCTTGGGAAGAGTTCCTCAAGGGTTTGATTCATCGTCACTCTCCAAAGGATGAAGGAGCAGCGATCACACTGCAACTTCGCTTCCATGCTGAAGGAACCGAGAGACACCTTAAGATCCAGAGGGAGTGGAAGGCCAATTCAGGGAAGGTCAAGGAGACTCTGACCGTTTGGATGGATGGGTCACTAGCCCCAGAAGTAGCGGAGGAATGGACCGAATTTGTAGAAAATCTCATCCCGTCTAGGATCGCTCACCTTTTCCTCTTTGACGGGGAGCAGATTGCCGCACTTGCAGATCCGGATAAAAGCCGAGAGATCCTGCGAACTGGCATTTATGGGCTGCTTGGTGCGGATCTACTTGATCGCTTAGACAAGGACCTATTGGCGTTAGGGCGTCGATACCGCATGGATGCAGCCCCCCAAGAGACAGCCAAGGAGGTAGAGCGTCTTCAAGGTGACTGCCTTGAGGCAAAGCAGGCGGTTTCTGACCTGGCGGCTGCAATAAAGAGTCTCCAAGAGGAAGTGGCCCGTCTGCATGAACAGCGAGAGGGCATCCAGTCTGAAATCCAATCTCAAGGAGGGCACCTCCTGGAACGTCGTAACGGACTTGAACAGGAGGAACGGCACCTACAGACCCAGATCACAGAGATGGAAGATGAAATTCGCAGGTTGCAGAGCGGGATTCTTCCCTTGGTTGGAGTCAGGGGCCTGCTTGAAGAGATTGGGCAGCAAGCAGCAAAGGAACAGATCCTTCGAGGAGGTCAGGAATGGCTAGAACGGCTCACCGATAGGGATAAAAACCTATTGAAGGATATGGAAAAGGCTCGAGTATCTACGGTCATATTGAAACGCCTGGAGTCATGGCTAGAGAAAGATCGGGAGATCCTGGCTTCGGACCTCCGTGGTACCGAGGTGGAATATGATTTCTCACCCGAGGGATACGCCCAACTTCAACACCTCCTCCATGGTGGAATCCAAGAGACCTCCATTCAGTTCGAAGTCGTTCAAGTCCGACTGTCTGCTCATCGAGGTGCGCTCGAAAAGGTACAGAGAAGCCTGGCGCGCATACCCGATCCAGAGGCCGTTCGGCATCTGTTGGAAGCCCGAGCCCAAATCGAGCAAAAGATCGGGGCGCTGGCGTTCGAGATTCAGAGCAAGGAAAAGGGAAGGGCAGAGGCTGAAGGTCGGCTAACCCAGTTAGAGCGTCGGTTGGCCAAGGAGCACACAGACTTGGAGCTCAGTCGAATTGAAAGCGCCCTACAGCGCCGAAACATCGAACACTTGGAGCGGGCGAAGGATACGGTTCGCGCTTTCAGGGATGCTCTGGTTGCACGCGACATTCACCGAATTGAGAAGGAAATTCTCAGGAGCGCCCAAACCCTTTACTCCAAGAAGAAGCTGATTAGCCGGGTGAGTATTGACCCGGGCACGTTTCAGATCACCATCTTTGACTCGACCGGCGAAGCCTTCAGTGTCCACCAGCTCTCGGCAGGTGAACGTCAGATTTTGGCAATCTCCATCCTTTGGGGCCTATGTGCCGCAAGCGGCAAATCGCTTCCTGTGATAATCGATACGCCACTTGGACGCCTGGACCACAACCACCGGGAGAACCTAGTGGTTTCCTACTTCCACAAAGCAAGCCACCAGGTCGTGCTATTGTCCACCGAGGAAGAAATCACCCCAGCCTTCTATCAGAGACTTTCTCCTTGGGTTGGCAGGGTCTGCTCTCTTATCTACAACGAAGAAACTCAATCAAGTCACTTTGAAGCAGGTAGGTTTTTCGGGGACTTCCAGCACCTGCCAATACATCCGTTGGTTGAGGAGGTCCTTCCATGA
- the dndC gene encoding DNA phosphorothioation system sulfurtransferase DndC: MAGKSAFKELGLKKTVDLIHEEIQALYAMDDVPWIIGYSGGKDSTACVQLVWNALTGLPKKQRHKVVHVISTDTMVENPVVSSWVERSLKTMGAAAERHSIPVEPHHLRPEVADTFWVNLLGKGYPSPRHMFRWCTERLKIRPSNAFITKIVREQGEAILVLGTRKQESINRARTMARHAANQVRDRLTPNASLLGSLIYTPIEDWSNDDVWAYLTSIANPWDYPNEHLLGMYAGATEGGECPLVVDSSTPSCGDSRFGCWVCTLVDKDKSMSAMIQNDQEKEWMLPLLDLRNELDMRDRPEEEQGTGLKRDRERRDFRRIDGRLHLYAQDEKVKEDPKRSKKKLRGNELDRALVHGPYLQAWREGFLRKLLAAQMEIRRQGLDMSTFEVISLPELEQIRRIWVIEKHEIEDSLPRIYKGVTGDQYPGVPLDDQCPLDPGALDLLQEVCQRLEGPEEDWRMRYGMVREMLSQESRFRTQRRRAGLFEALEEGLQRHHYWNERDAASWAKDRLRSQRAPGEDLQAIQDLSSVLVVSPGGDDDSLEPGLPGVFK; this comes from the coding sequence ATGGCCGGTAAGTCAGCCTTTAAAGAGCTTGGGCTCAAGAAGACGGTGGATCTCATCCATGAAGAGATTCAGGCGCTCTATGCCATGGATGATGTTCCCTGGATTATTGGTTACTCCGGGGGGAAGGATTCCACGGCTTGCGTTCAGTTGGTCTGGAATGCACTTACGGGTTTACCAAAGAAGCAACGCCACAAGGTGGTACACGTCATCTCCACGGACACCATGGTTGAGAATCCGGTGGTATCTAGCTGGGTGGAACGGTCGCTCAAAACCATGGGTGCTGCTGCGGAACGACACAGCATTCCGGTAGAGCCCCATCACCTCCGCCCAGAGGTAGCAGACACCTTCTGGGTTAACCTCCTGGGGAAGGGCTATCCCTCTCCGCGACACATGTTTCGATGGTGTACTGAACGCCTGAAAATAAGGCCATCCAATGCCTTCATCACCAAAATCGTTAGAGAACAGGGTGAAGCGATTCTGGTGTTGGGAACCCGCAAACAGGAGAGCATTAACCGGGCTCGTACCATGGCGCGCCATGCCGCGAACCAGGTGAGGGACCGGCTGACTCCCAACGCCAGCCTCCTAGGTTCCTTGATATATACCCCCATCGAAGATTGGTCCAACGATGACGTCTGGGCCTACCTGACTTCCATTGCAAATCCATGGGATTACCCCAACGAGCATCTCCTGGGGATGTATGCAGGCGCTACTGAGGGTGGGGAATGCCCATTGGTTGTGGACTCATCCACTCCAAGCTGCGGTGACAGCCGTTTTGGATGCTGGGTCTGCACGCTGGTGGATAAGGACAAATCCATGAGCGCGATGATTCAAAACGATCAAGAAAAAGAGTGGATGCTTCCCCTTCTGGATCTCCGCAATGAGCTTGATATGCGTGATCGTCCTGAGGAGGAGCAGGGTACAGGGCTGAAGCGGGATCGTGAGCGACGTGATTTCCGTCGAATCGATGGCCGACTTCACCTCTATGCGCAAGATGAAAAGGTGAAGGAAGATCCAAAGCGTTCCAAAAAGAAACTCCGAGGCAATGAACTCGATCGCGCCCTTGTTCATGGCCCGTACCTGCAGGCATGGCGGGAAGGATTTCTGCGAAAGCTGCTAGCGGCTCAAATGGAAATCCGTAGGCAAGGGCTTGATATGTCCACCTTTGAGGTAATTTCCTTGCCAGAGCTGGAGCAGATTCGAAGAATCTGGGTTATTGAAAAGCATGAAATCGAGGATAGCCTTCCCCGCATTTACAAAGGGGTTACAGGAGATCAATATCCTGGGGTTCCCCTCGATGATCAATGTCCATTGGACCCCGGTGCTCTGGATTTACTTCAGGAGGTCTGCCAGCGGTTGGAAGGCCCTGAGGAGGATTGGCGCATGCGTTATGGAATGGTGCGTGAAATGCTCTCGCAGGAAAGCCGCTTCCGTACTCAACGCCGAAGAGCAGGTCTGTTCGAGGCACTAGAGGAGGGGCTTCAGCGCCACCATTACTGGAATGAGAGAGATGCTGCCTCTTGGGCAAAAGATCGCTTAAGAAGCCAGAGAGCTCCGGGTGAGGACCTGCAGGCAATTCAGGACCTGTCCTCTGTTCTGGTTGTAAGCCCTGGCGGCGATGACGATTCTTTGGAACCGGGACTCCCGGGAGTATTCAAGTGA